From a region of the Panicum virgatum strain AP13 chromosome 2K, P.virgatum_v5, whole genome shotgun sequence genome:
- the LOC120691265 gene encoding putative PAP-specific phosphatase, mitochondrial isoform X2, with product MPLLHLSLPPHRLLVAGRGGLYFPPVPRHTCLSVRAAAGDAAVSVAAGAYDLPFPPERASHHRELAAAAAAVERACRLCVDVKRSLFSGGKSILEKNDQTPVTIADFEVQALVSLELQRLFPSIPLVAEEDSASLRSSNTDDNSSDVLVESIFSGVADKVSNSSSLLTQDDVLRAIDRGGKDAVSFDSNPATYWVLDPIDGTKGFLRGDDALYVVGLALVVNGKVTIGVMGCPNWTNDTIHNEKDGSAAACNDRGILMVSHLGCGTWSRRLSSEIGQSTTAQDIWKRCFVDTCSVVHIARYCIPNSQTWDMIPLSVLFNSTTGESDPRNENEILLLSVFCGSLCKYLTVASGRASVFVLRARPTTQIKEAGGQISDWSGKPLDLAADLTSRRIIYPSGGVLVTNGALHDKLVEMISANYK from the exons ATGCCGCTCCTCCACCTCTCGCTCCCGCCGCaccgcctcctcgtcgccggccgcggcgggctgTACTTCCCGCCGGTTCCCCGTCACACCTGCCTATCCGTCAG GGCGGCGGCTGGGGATGCAGCCGTGTCTGTCGCCGCGGGGGCTTACGATCTCCCCTTCCCTCCGGAGCGCGCCTCCCACCAccgcgagctcgccgcggccgccgccgccgtggagcgcgccTGCCGCCTATGCGTTGAC GTGAAGAGGTCGCTATTTTCAGGTGGGAAGAGTATTCTTGAAAAGAATGACCAAACTCCTGTCACAATTGCGGATTTCGAGGTGCAGGCCCTTGTTAGTTTGG AACTCCAGAGATTGTTCCCATCAATACCTCTGGTGGCAGAAGAGGACTCGGCATCTCTAAGGTCATCCAACACTGATGATAATAGTAGTGATGTACTTGTTGAGTCAATTTTTAGTGGAGTTGCAGACAAAGTGAGCAACAGTAGTTCACTTTTAACTCAAGATGATGTGCTGAGAGCAATTGATAGAGGGGGCAAGGATGCTGTCTCATTTGATTCAAACCCTGCTACTTATTGG GTACTTGATCCAATTGATGGCACCAAAGGTTTCTTGAGAGGCGATGATGCTCTATATGTG GTGGGCCTGGCTCTTGTGGTGAATGGGAAGGTAACAATTGGAGTGATGGGATGTCCGAATTGGACCAATGACACCATACACAACGAGAAAGATGGCAGTGCTGCTGCATGTAATGACCGGGGGATTCTTATGGTATCTCATCTAGGCTGTGGTACATGGTCTAGGCGCCTGTCTTCTGAGATTGGCCAGTCCACTACAGCACAGGATATTTGGAAAAGATGCTTTGTTGACACATGTTCAGTTGTTCACATAGCACGCTATTGCATTCCGAATAGCCAAACATGGGATATGATACCATTATCTGTTCTCTTCAATTCAACGACGGGTGAATCTGATCCTAGAAATGAGAATGAAATTCTTCTCCTATCGGTTTTCTGTGGCAG CTTGTGCAAGTATCTAACTGTAGCTTCTGGGAGAGCCTCCGTTTTTGTCCTCCGAGCACGGCCGACAACTCAGATCAAG GAAGCTGGCGGCCAG ATCAGTGACTGGAGTGGAAAACCGTTGGATCTTGCAGCTGACCTAACTTCTCGCAGAATCATCTACCCTTCGGGCGGCGTTCTTGTGACAAATGGTGCTCTGCATGACAAGCTTGTGGAAATGATCTCAGCTAATTACAAGTAG
- the LOC120691265 gene encoding putative PAP-specific phosphatase, mitochondrial isoform X4 encodes MPLLHLSLPPHRLLVAGRGGLYFPPVPRHTCLSVRAAAGDAAVSVAAGAYDLPFPPERASHHRELAAAAAAVERACRLCVDVKRSLFSGGKSILEKNDQTPVTIADFEVQALVSLELQRLFPSIPLVAEEDSASLRSSNTDDNSSDVLVESIFSGVADKVSNSSSLLTQDDVLRAIDRGGKDAVSFDSNPATYWVLDPIDGTKGFLRGDDALYVVGLALVVNGKVTIGVMGCPNWTNDTIHNEKDGSAAACNDRGILMVSHLGCGTWSRRLSSEIGQSTTAQDIWKRCFVDTCSVVHIARYCIPNSQTWDMIPLSVLFNSTTGESDPRNENEILLLSVFCGSLCKYLTVASGRASVFVLRARPTTQIKVLCLLAIFLRPA; translated from the exons ATGCCGCTCCTCCACCTCTCGCTCCCGCCGCaccgcctcctcgtcgccggccgcggcgggctgTACTTCCCGCCGGTTCCCCGTCACACCTGCCTATCCGTCAG GGCGGCGGCTGGGGATGCAGCCGTGTCTGTCGCCGCGGGGGCTTACGATCTCCCCTTCCCTCCGGAGCGCGCCTCCCACCAccgcgagctcgccgcggccgccgccgccgtggagcgcgccTGCCGCCTATGCGTTGAC GTGAAGAGGTCGCTATTTTCAGGTGGGAAGAGTATTCTTGAAAAGAATGACCAAACTCCTGTCACAATTGCGGATTTCGAGGTGCAGGCCCTTGTTAGTTTGG AACTCCAGAGATTGTTCCCATCAATACCTCTGGTGGCAGAAGAGGACTCGGCATCTCTAAGGTCATCCAACACTGATGATAATAGTAGTGATGTACTTGTTGAGTCAATTTTTAGTGGAGTTGCAGACAAAGTGAGCAACAGTAGTTCACTTTTAACTCAAGATGATGTGCTGAGAGCAATTGATAGAGGGGGCAAGGATGCTGTCTCATTTGATTCAAACCCTGCTACTTATTGG GTACTTGATCCAATTGATGGCACCAAAGGTTTCTTGAGAGGCGATGATGCTCTATATGTG GTGGGCCTGGCTCTTGTGGTGAATGGGAAGGTAACAATTGGAGTGATGGGATGTCCGAATTGGACCAATGACACCATACACAACGAGAAAGATGGCAGTGCTGCTGCATGTAATGACCGGGGGATTCTTATGGTATCTCATCTAGGCTGTGGTACATGGTCTAGGCGCCTGTCTTCTGAGATTGGCCAGTCCACTACAGCACAGGATATTTGGAAAAGATGCTTTGTTGACACATGTTCAGTTGTTCACATAGCACGCTATTGCATTCCGAATAGCCAAACATGGGATATGATACCATTATCTGTTCTCTTCAATTCAACGACGGGTGAATCTGATCCTAGAAATGAGAATGAAATTCTTCTCCTATCGGTTTTCTGTGGCAG CTTGTGCAAGTATCTAACTGTAGCTTCTGGGAGAGCCTCCGTTTTTGTCCTCCGAGCACGGCCGACAACTCAGATCAAGGTGCTCTGTTTGcttgcaattttccttcgtcCTGCATGA
- the LOC120691265 gene encoding putative PAP-specific phosphatase, mitochondrial isoform X1, with translation MPLLHLSLPPHRLLVAGRGGLYFPPVPRHTCLSVRAAAGDAAVSVAAGAYDLPFPPERASHHRELAAAAAAVERACRLCVDVKRSLFSGGKSILEKNDQTPVTIADFEVQALVSLELQRLFPSIPLVAEEDSASLRSSNTDDNSSDVLVESIFSGVADKVSNSSSLLTQDDVLRAIDRGGKDAVSFDSNPATYWVLDPIDGTKGFLRGDDALYVVGLALVVNGKVTIGVMGCPNWTNDTIHNEKDGSAAACNDRGILMVSHLGCGTWSRRLSSEIGQSTTAQDIWKRCFVDTCSVVHIARYCIPNSQTWDMIPLSVLFNSTTGESDPRNENEILLLSVFCGSLCKYLTVASGRASVFVLRARPTTQIKSWDHAVGVICVQEAGGQISDWSGKPLDLAADLTSRRIIYPSGGVLVTNGALHDKLVEMISANYK, from the exons ATGCCGCTCCTCCACCTCTCGCTCCCGCCGCaccgcctcctcgtcgccggccgcggcgggctgTACTTCCCGCCGGTTCCCCGTCACACCTGCCTATCCGTCAG GGCGGCGGCTGGGGATGCAGCCGTGTCTGTCGCCGCGGGGGCTTACGATCTCCCCTTCCCTCCGGAGCGCGCCTCCCACCAccgcgagctcgccgcggccgccgccgccgtggagcgcgccTGCCGCCTATGCGTTGAC GTGAAGAGGTCGCTATTTTCAGGTGGGAAGAGTATTCTTGAAAAGAATGACCAAACTCCTGTCACAATTGCGGATTTCGAGGTGCAGGCCCTTGTTAGTTTGG AACTCCAGAGATTGTTCCCATCAATACCTCTGGTGGCAGAAGAGGACTCGGCATCTCTAAGGTCATCCAACACTGATGATAATAGTAGTGATGTACTTGTTGAGTCAATTTTTAGTGGAGTTGCAGACAAAGTGAGCAACAGTAGTTCACTTTTAACTCAAGATGATGTGCTGAGAGCAATTGATAGAGGGGGCAAGGATGCTGTCTCATTTGATTCAAACCCTGCTACTTATTGG GTACTTGATCCAATTGATGGCACCAAAGGTTTCTTGAGAGGCGATGATGCTCTATATGTG GTGGGCCTGGCTCTTGTGGTGAATGGGAAGGTAACAATTGGAGTGATGGGATGTCCGAATTGGACCAATGACACCATACACAACGAGAAAGATGGCAGTGCTGCTGCATGTAATGACCGGGGGATTCTTATGGTATCTCATCTAGGCTGTGGTACATGGTCTAGGCGCCTGTCTTCTGAGATTGGCCAGTCCACTACAGCACAGGATATTTGGAAAAGATGCTTTGTTGACACATGTTCAGTTGTTCACATAGCACGCTATTGCATTCCGAATAGCCAAACATGGGATATGATACCATTATCTGTTCTCTTCAATTCAACGACGGGTGAATCTGATCCTAGAAATGAGAATGAAATTCTTCTCCTATCGGTTTTCTGTGGCAG CTTGTGCAAGTATCTAACTGTAGCTTCTGGGAGAGCCTCCGTTTTTGTCCTCCGAGCACGGCCGACAACTCAGATCAAG TCTTGGGATCATGCTGTTGGGGTAATTTGCGTGCAGGAAGCTGGCGGCCAG ATCAGTGACTGGAGTGGAAAACCGTTGGATCTTGCAGCTGACCTAACTTCTCGCAGAATCATCTACCCTTCGGGCGGCGTTCTTGTGACAAATGGTGCTCTGCATGACAAGCTTGTGGAAATGATCTCAGCTAATTACAAGTAG
- the LOC120691258 gene encoding myb-like protein AA, which yields MGRAPCCEKSGLKKGPWTPEEDEKLIAYIKKHGQGNWRTLPKNAGLARCGKSCRLRWTNYLRPDIKRGRFSFEEEETIIQLHSILGNKWSAIAARLPGRTDNEIKNYWNTHIRKRLLRMGIDPVTHAPRLDVLDLSALLKPAAAYYPTQADLDTLRAFEPLANYPDLLRLAASTLLAGSPAIGDQQQQQQQLLPWLLQAQMAQAAAMVAPPPQQQAEHNQFMQQQQAAVAACQMPDLVHASPTSVAQQLAAAAQQQQHQHQPQDMAAAACHSMQPPTGYVVDSQQLDVPALMQMVQQPDASNLQQWSSTVTSSNNNNVGSGVSTPSSSPVAGLNSTATTTTYGGASASSSDAAALFNLQLSDLLDVSDYM from the exons ATGGGGCGCGCGCCGTGCTGCGAGAAGAGCGGGCTGAAGAAGGGGCCGTGGACGCCGGAGGAGGACGAGAAGCTCATCGCCTACATCAAGAAGCACGGCCAGGGCAACTGGCGCACCCTCCCCAAGAATGCCG GGCTCGCGCGGTGCGGGAAGAGCTGCCGGCTGCGGTGGACCAACTACCTGAGGCCGGACATCAAGCGCGGCCGCTTCTccttcgaggaggaggagaccaTCATCCAGCTCCACAGCATCCTCGGCAACAA GTGGTCAGCGATCGCGGCGCGGCTGCCCGGGCGGACGGACAACGAGATCAAGAACTACTGGAACACGCACATCCGCAAGCGCCTGCTCCGCATGGGCATTGACCCCGTCACCCACGCGCCGCGCCTCGACGTCCTCGACCTCTCCGCGCTCCtcaagcccgccgccgcctactaCCCCACGCAGGCCGACCTTGACACGCTCCGCGCCTTCGAGCCGCTCGCCAACTACCCGGAcctgctccgcctcgccgcctccacccTGCTCGCGGGCTCGCCCGCGATCGgcgaccagcagcagcagcagcagcagcttctgcCTTGGCTGCTGCAGGCGCAGATGGCGCAGGCGGCCGCcatggtggcgccgccgccgcagcagcaggccgAGCATAATCAgttcatgcagcagcagcaggccgccgTAGCCGCGTGCCAAATGCCGGACCTGGTCCACGCGAGCCCGACCTCGGTGGCCCAGCAGCTGGCGGCAGCcgcgcagcagcaacagcaccagcaccagccccaggacatggccgcggcggcctgCCACAGCATGCAGCCGCCCACCGGCTACGTCGTCGACAGCCAGCAGCTGGACGTCCCGGCGCTGATGCAGATGGTCCAGCAGCCCGACGCGTCGAACCTCCAGCAGTGGAGCAGCACGGTGAcgagcagcaacaacaacaacgtcGGCTCCGGCGTGTCCACACCGTCGTCCAGCCCCGTCGCCGGGTTGAATTCCAccgccacgacgacgacgtacggcggcgcgagcgcgagcagcagcgacgccgccgcgctgtTCAACTTGCAGCTGTCGGACCTCCTCGATGTCAGCGACTACATGTAA
- the LOC120691265 gene encoding putative PAP-specific phosphatase, mitochondrial isoform X3 translates to MPLLHLSLPPHRLLVAGRGGLYFPPVPRHTCLSVRAAAGDAAVSVAAGAYDLPFPPERASHHRELAAAAAAVERACRLCVDVKRSLFSELQRLFPSIPLVAEEDSASLRSSNTDDNSSDVLVESIFSGVADKVSNSSSLLTQDDVLRAIDRGGKDAVSFDSNPATYWVLDPIDGTKGFLRGDDALYVVGLALVVNGKVTIGVMGCPNWTNDTIHNEKDGSAAACNDRGILMVSHLGCGTWSRRLSSEIGQSTTAQDIWKRCFVDTCSVVHIARYCIPNSQTWDMIPLSVLFNSTTGESDPRNENEILLLSVFCGSLCKYLTVASGRASVFVLRARPTTQIKSWDHAVGVICVQEAGGQISDWSGKPLDLAADLTSRRIIYPSGGVLVTNGALHDKLVEMISANYK, encoded by the exons ATGCCGCTCCTCCACCTCTCGCTCCCGCCGCaccgcctcctcgtcgccggccgcggcgggctgTACTTCCCGCCGGTTCCCCGTCACACCTGCCTATCCGTCAG GGCGGCGGCTGGGGATGCAGCCGTGTCTGTCGCCGCGGGGGCTTACGATCTCCCCTTCCCTCCGGAGCGCGCCTCCCACCAccgcgagctcgccgcggccgccgccgccgtggagcgcgccTGCCGCCTATGCGTTGAC GTGAAGAGGTCGCTATTTTCAG AACTCCAGAGATTGTTCCCATCAATACCTCTGGTGGCAGAAGAGGACTCGGCATCTCTAAGGTCATCCAACACTGATGATAATAGTAGTGATGTACTTGTTGAGTCAATTTTTAGTGGAGTTGCAGACAAAGTGAGCAACAGTAGTTCACTTTTAACTCAAGATGATGTGCTGAGAGCAATTGATAGAGGGGGCAAGGATGCTGTCTCATTTGATTCAAACCCTGCTACTTATTGG GTACTTGATCCAATTGATGGCACCAAAGGTTTCTTGAGAGGCGATGATGCTCTATATGTG GTGGGCCTGGCTCTTGTGGTGAATGGGAAGGTAACAATTGGAGTGATGGGATGTCCGAATTGGACCAATGACACCATACACAACGAGAAAGATGGCAGTGCTGCTGCATGTAATGACCGGGGGATTCTTATGGTATCTCATCTAGGCTGTGGTACATGGTCTAGGCGCCTGTCTTCTGAGATTGGCCAGTCCACTACAGCACAGGATATTTGGAAAAGATGCTTTGTTGACACATGTTCAGTTGTTCACATAGCACGCTATTGCATTCCGAATAGCCAAACATGGGATATGATACCATTATCTGTTCTCTTCAATTCAACGACGGGTGAATCTGATCCTAGAAATGAGAATGAAATTCTTCTCCTATCGGTTTTCTGTGGCAG CTTGTGCAAGTATCTAACTGTAGCTTCTGGGAGAGCCTCCGTTTTTGTCCTCCGAGCACGGCCGACAACTCAGATCAAG TCTTGGGATCATGCTGTTGGGGTAATTTGCGTGCAGGAAGCTGGCGGCCAG ATCAGTGACTGGAGTGGAAAACCGTTGGATCTTGCAGCTGACCTAACTTCTCGCAGAATCATCTACCCTTCGGGCGGCGTTCTTGTGACAAATGGTGCTCTGCATGACAAGCTTGTGGAAATGATCTCAGCTAATTACAAGTAG